A window of the Bacteroides thetaiotaomicron VPI-5482 genome harbors these coding sequences:
- a CDS encoding arabinan endo-1,5-alpha-L-arabinosidase: MNEYTDIMKNLFLPVLLVAGSFFVSCTSSVFTPTPSANSWDDNYLSVAKMEDYRQWGTYNVHDPSCRKLGDYYYMYSTDAIFGENRKEAREKGVPLGFIQMRRSKDLVHWEFLGWAFPEIPEEAVQWVQSHAGGQGATNIWAPYIIPYKDKYRLYYCVSAFGRKTSYIGLAESTSPEGPWTQKGCIVKTDDSTAMNAIDPSVIADENTGKWWMHYGSFFGGLYCVELNPETGLALNEGDLGHLVARRANYRKDNLEAPEIIYHPELKQYYLFTSYDPLMTTYNVRVSRSDAAEGPFTDYFGKAVKDTTNNFPILTAPYRFENHTGWAGTAHCAVFSDGEGNYFMAHQGRLSPQNQLMVLHIRQLFFTPEGWPVASPERYAGTASRQFSKEDLVGEWEIIRVQEPAYERQLEAGQILWGEGELKEKEWNLSTRVTLVKDGTCKGQMTDNEWNIVQMNGKWSFLTEKHLLMVDLNSEKIENLVIFAGHDWENETETILFTGLDSRGRSVWGKRIK; the protein is encoded by the coding sequence ATGAACGAATACACAGATATTATGAAAAACTTGTTTTTGCCAGTTCTTTTAGTAGCAGGCAGCTTCTTTGTAAGTTGCACTTCTTCCGTGTTTACTCCGACTCCTTCTGCTAATTCTTGGGATGATAATTATTTATCAGTAGCCAAAATGGAAGATTACCGTCAATGGGGAACATACAATGTACACGATCCGTCCTGCCGGAAGCTGGGCGACTATTATTATATGTATTCTACAGATGCGATTTTCGGTGAGAACCGGAAAGAAGCGAGAGAGAAAGGCGTGCCGTTGGGATTTATCCAGATGCGCCGTTCTAAGGATTTGGTACATTGGGAATTTCTGGGATGGGCATTTCCTGAAATACCGGAAGAAGCGGTTCAATGGGTACAGTCTCATGCAGGAGGGCAGGGGGCGACCAATATCTGGGCACCGTATATCATCCCTTATAAAGATAAATACCGCCTCTACTATTGCGTATCCGCATTCGGACGTAAAACATCCTATATAGGACTTGCCGAATCAACTTCTCCCGAAGGGCCATGGACGCAGAAAGGCTGTATCGTTAAAACAGATGATTCTACCGCGATGAATGCTATCGATCCGAGCGTCATAGCAGATGAAAATACTGGTAAATGGTGGATGCATTACGGCTCCTTCTTCGGTGGTCTGTATTGCGTCGAACTGAATCCTGAAACCGGATTAGCCTTAAACGAAGGCGATTTGGGGCACCTTGTAGCACGGCGTGCCAACTATCGGAAGGACAATCTCGAAGCACCGGAAATAATCTATCATCCGGAGCTGAAACAATATTATCTTTTCACTTCCTATGATCCGCTGATGACGACTTATAATGTACGTGTCAGCCGTTCGGATGCTGCCGAAGGTCCGTTTACGGACTACTTTGGCAAGGCTGTGAAAGATACGACCAACAACTTCCCGATACTGACTGCACCATATCGTTTTGAGAACCATACCGGATGGGCGGGTACAGCGCATTGTGCCGTCTTTTCTGACGGTGAAGGAAACTATTTTATGGCACATCAGGGACGTCTGTCACCGCAAAATCAGTTAATGGTGTTACATATACGGCAGTTGTTCTTCACTCCCGAAGGCTGGCCGGTCGCTTCTCCCGAGAGATATGCAGGGACTGCTTCGCGTCAATTCAGCAAAGAAGATCTGGTCGGTGAATGGGAAATCATACGAGTGCAGGAACCGGCATACGAACGTCAGCTGGAAGCCGGACAGATCTTATGGGGAGAGGGAGAACTGAAAGAGAAGGAATGGAACTTGTCCACCCGAGTGACTTTGGTAAAAGACGGCACGTGCAAAGGGCAGATGACCGATAACGAATGGAATATAGTTCAAATGAATGGAAAATGGTCCTTTTTGACCGAAAAACATCTATTAATGGTAGATTTGAACTCGGAGAAGATTGAGAATCTGGTTATCTTTGCAGGACACGATTGGGAGAACGAAACCGAAACAATTCTCTTTACCGGACTCGATAGCCGGGGACGTTCTGTCTGGGGAAAAAGAATCAAATAA